The following is a genomic window from Rutidosis leptorrhynchoides isolate AG116_Rl617_1_P2 chromosome 8, CSIRO_AGI_Rlap_v1, whole genome shotgun sequence.
caaaaacggatacttttcacctataaatacaccCACATACCCAACTCATTTCACACACTTCACTTCTCAACTCAAAATCAAAACACTTCCAATCAGTCAAAATGAAAACAATTCCCTCAATGATTGTTGCATACGATGTTCATTACGGGGGCGGTTTCCGTAATCATATGAAGGTCTACAAGTCTGGCAAAAAAATTTCATTCGAAGGAATCGATATGCGTGACGTTGGTTTAGACGATCTGCTAGCCTTTCTGAAGGCAAATGTACCGTGTGAATACACAGATGTGTTGTTTTTTGAAGACGATTTTGATGATGAGATGGAGGCAAGCTATCTCCGTACCTACGATCAATGGTACGGGATAAAAGATACGATTGAAGATCGTGGTAACCGCATTACTCTGTATGTGGTTTTTAAAGATGAAGAAACGTTGGGTTGGCGTTACATCGATGAAGCAaacgaagaagaaaaagaagaaccggTGGCTCCAGAATACGACACAGATGGTCGTTTTTTTTATGAACTCTACTGAATTTATCAAAATTTGTGTTGTGTTTTAAGATCTTATGTTGTATTTCAGTTTAATTTAGTTCTTGTTTAAAAAATGTAACGGTTTGTGtgttgaataaaagtgatgtttaaAAATAATATTACATTACTCAATAAGTAAACACGAAGAACATTAATTTAAATTACTgaaattaaaaattacataatttaaAAATCTTAACCGTAACTAGAAATACATAACAAATTACTCAATAATATTAGCGGTACGAAAGTAAGGTGATAACCTCTTTCGTAGTGATGCCCGTTAACATCGAATGGTGAAGGTGGAGCAGTTCCATTTTTAATAGTGTTGAACAATGGTGAATAATTTAAAACGTTAATGCCGTTGTTCGCACCTGCCATACCAAAGAATGCATGCCATATCCACAAATCTTGCGAGGCGACTGCTTCTAGCATAATGGACGGGCCTTTTTTATCTCCTCTAGTATATTGACCTTGCCACGCAATTGGACAATTCTTCcactcccaatgcatacaatcaatactacCAAGCATACCCGGTAAACCATGTTTTTGGGCATGAAAACTATAAAGCCGAGCAATATCTTCGGCTGTTGGTTTTCTCAAGTACTGTCTAGCAAACAAATGAAACACGCATCTACAAAAATTATCTAAACATAAAGCAGCTGTTTTCTCACCAATTTTTATGTATTCGTCATGTAAATCAGGTGTAGTTCCATACGCCATTTGACGTATGGCCGCCGTGCATTTTTGAAGTATCGTCAAACTTTGACGACCAGTAGCATCGGGACGTTCCCTAAAAAACATAAAATAATCGGGAATATCGCTACTATTAAAGTTTGATATACCTTCGATGATACGGAGAAATAATTCACGACTCATTCGATAACGTCGTCTAAAGTTCTTTTCCGTATAATTTGGAGTTTCAGAAAAATAATCGTTGTATAACCTCACTGCCGCATCTTCACGGTCCCTTGGAATATAGGTACGGGGGCGAGGGACTCGTGAACTTGAAGCTTCTCCCTCGACATCTTCGTCCGCCAAACTACtaacaaaattatatattttttcatCATCCGAATCGTCATCAATAATAAATTCGAGCATTTTGAATGTTTTATCCATTATGAAATTTTATAGTGTTTGTAAATAAGAAAGGAAAAGTATTATTGGAGGAAATAAATGTATATAGAATGAGTAAAATGGATGTGTATATATAAGATAAATAGTATTggattaaaaatttttttttattaaacccCGAAAATACTAACGGATATATTCCCCATTTATTAAAAATTTGACAAGTGTACCAATCAAAAATCCCCACTCCCGTTACCACCTCCGTCTCCCACCCACGCACCACCGCCACGCCACCTCGGCCGCCCCTCTCCCACGCCCCGATACGGCCCTCCCCACCGCGTGGCCGGATGCCACCTCACCCCCCACGGCGTGACCACCCTACCGATACAAGTCACAATACTCCATTTATTCGATTATAATTGTGTTGTCCTAACttttaaatatctttatttttcatttAGACACCCAAAAAGATGACGCTGTTGCTGCAAAATGGATCGATGGTCAGTGGTGTTGAACATGGTCTCGTGATTTGATTGGCAGTCGCAATGAGTAAAGTTTGAACGAGCTTCGAAACTCGATCAGTAACATTCATCTTAGTGATCGGAACGATAGTTGGGTATGCACGTTGAGCTCAGATGGTTTATACTCAGTAAAAGTGGCAAGGGAATACATGGATCGTGAATTGTTTGGTGCAAACAACATAAAGACAGAGTGCTTCAAATTTTTGCCCGGAAAAGTTAACGTCTTCTTTTGGCGGGTCAAGCTTGATTCGCTTCCGCTCCGTTGAAATTTATCCGCGAAAGGATTGGAGATTAATTTCATAGTTTGCCCGGTTTGCAACAATGGAGTGGAGACTAGTTCACATACGCTTTTTAGCTGTTCGTTAGCATCGGCTATTTGGCGTCAAGTGAGAATTTGGTTAGATTGCGGGATACCGAGTGTTAATTCGTGGGAAGACTTCACTAGTTGGATCGAGACGTTTCAAGGTTCATCGAGCAAGAAGGATCGGATCATAGCGGTCGTGGTTACTCTACTTTGGGTTATATGGCGATTCCGTAAAGGAGTTCTTTTTAACGAGTCATTTTGTAACCAAGATCAGGAGCCACGGAGCCAGAAGACCGCATAAATTGTATTTTTGATGTAATTAGATCATTTTCTTTTCGTTGACTAAATTATAGAGGTCATATAATTTTTAATTGGAACTATTGACTTTCTATGCTTTTGTAACTTTGTTCTCTCTTAACGCCTTGTTAGAGAGTGATTTTTTTTCTAATAAAATTTTCggctgttaaaaaaatatatatctttatttttcaattttgactttaagtattttttttttgttatgaaatatttaattaataaatattatattagtaaaatTGGGTTTTAAATATGTTTTATAGGTATAGCTTTCATTCAATGTTATATAATACAAACAATAGGAACAAAAACTATTAAAAATCAAAACAAACAAATATAATGGGCGGAAATGGTTGAAAGCAAAGAAAGAAATGATCGGTCCAAAAGAGGAGATGAAACAAATCTCGATTTTTATTAAAGCCGTTTGATTTTGTTTTCGGATGTTTCGTTAGGTATTCGGGTTAGTGGTTAGTCGAGACGTATATGGTGCATAATATTTTGATGTTTGCCTGATTAGATGCCCTGTTTGTTTAGTATTAGGTTGTTTGCGTGTAGCTTGTTCCTTTGTTTTTTATTGTGAGCTCTAGTTTTTGATTTTGATGTAGATGGCCTCGTTTGTATTTTAAGATGTTGTATGTTTTTTGAAGTTTTATTATTTTCATGAAATCCCTCAATTGATTATAtagtataatttatttattttaaaaaaaaacaaactaaagaaaagagtaaTAAATATTTTAGACTTAGAGGTGTCCCCGTACAAGTTTTAATTTGGCAATTTTTTGTATAGTGTAAAAATAAGTGACATCAAATGAGTTATAGCTTTTTATTATGGCCTATATATATATGCTAGCTAGACTTGTATTAATTAACATTGTTAGTATTAATAAGTGACATCAAATGAGTTAAATGCTTGGCCACAAATCCGCAACAAGATGCCTAACATTTTTGTTAAGTTTCAAATATAGCTACAAAAATAAGTTTTCTTTGTATAGGGAATTCAGAGTAACATAAGTACGTTATGTTTGTTTAGGGAATTAAGAGAATTAAGAGTAACATAAGTACCTTATGCTACTTAAGTTGTATGGTACTTAAAAAAGGACACTACAAGAAATGTCTACTTAATGTAAGTTATGATTGGTGGCACAAATCTTCTATTCCATCTTACCCATTACAAGATACATATCAGAATAATTAAGAATTTTCCCACAAATACTAATTTGTGTGTATATAGCTATAAATTATCCGCAGATTAATCATGGTtgaagttttaattaattattgatCAAAATAGTAGACTGAGTGTTGAGGGTCAGTTTTGCAAAGTGAACTTCCTTGAGTATTAACAGTTTTTTATTCAAAGTTGATGCATTAGTACAGGTAGGTTTTAAATTGATTAAGTAGTTCATATATTTTTTTGGTCTTTTACAAATCtaagatcaagtatgatgttaattGCACTATTTTTTTTGACATACTTATATTAGGTGTAAGCAAAGTTTACACTGTAACTTTTTTATTATATAAGAAAAAAATTACTCCATGGATTGTCACGTGGTTTGTACCGTTTTGTTACCCGTGTCCATAAATTTATTACGGAATATTATTTTTAATGTAGACAGTCATTGCAAGTAGCTTGTAGATATTACGTGGAGTCTCTCTCTAACTAACGCTTTTATTACCATTACTATATTATGTAACTAGCTTAATGCCCGTGAATTCGCGGAGCTTTTTTATGAGACTAATCAAAAATAAATTTGAAACCCCtaaattgatatttgatattatttGAATGGTTGCGAGTTAACGGACGAAATCATATAATAAGGCTGTATAACTGTTGACAAAATCAAAACAAACAAAACCATAAACGAAAAAAACATCATGCTTTAAAATTTCTTAAACTTTAGGCCTCGTGTTGTAAAGATTGAGAACGCCATTTGCTTTGCTAATAATATTGTTTGGATTCGACTAAACGTATGAGCACGTAAGTTATCAGACTACAATGTGTAATAaagatattatcattatgaaaGTATTAAGTAGAAGTAAATAATGAAATATAAGTTTTTACATATTGATAACCATTACAAAAATGTAATGACCTCATCCAAATAACAATTAAGTAACACTAAGTAGAATGTAATGGTTTAATGAATAGCACGATTGTTGTGATATGCTTACTTAGAAGAGATACATATTGTTGAAATAGTTGAGAGCATCAATAATGGTTTTGTTAATATCGGACCACAAGTGTAAggcccaaaaagtcacgttttcaccccgaaactccgaaaagattcttaaggaaatgagagtttgcttgaggacaaacaaagtctaagtgtgggatatttgatatcggctaaaaagtcacgttttcaccccggtattaaggctcaaaaacaagaaagattcgaactttgtcggcaaaatacccacttcgtcggttagaattgaagaacaagtaattacgaagacggtgcaaaaagaatcaagagaatcggagctaaaacgaagattctagagcgaaaacggtgaaagacaagaaatcaatttatgatccagggaatcagcaagccaaacgggctgccaaacggtctgccagtgtggcaaacggcctgccaaacgcccagatcaaacggcctcgttaaacggcttgccttagcaaacgggccctgcaaacggcttgccaaacggcctgccagccgtttgcaggaaaattttgtgcttatttaaagggtctttgtcattcattccaacacacacttcaattcacttctttctctctcttgtacaatattagtcatactctcaaggccttcgactccgtgcgagaaacttagtacccggagaagaatgcctaagattgtattaggagcggtctggagtcttgaagttgtcacttttgtattcggaactcatttaatctactggtacttctatcccttatctttatataatgtcttctatcattatgttctatgATATTgtcgccatgattagcgagtagttatctttagtgtacgctatgatgtaagcagttataatgccgaaataatgttatggtttgtgtatgctgttgaaatgctttccgattatgctttaaactcaatcgcttttccaaataatagaacgtagttattggctctgttattgggaagtcgcgaaccccgattcagagtacactatctgtgttaccccttggtaagagaagtctatcggatacaacgtaagatcgactgaggcacaccggttgtagtaagtctatcaagctttggattccgactgaggactctttcgtagtgaaacatctgactagacccttagtacattgtcggtcccagaccatgctagtgtagtcaccaagcatataaacttcgtacgtgtatgctgaagcacagcggttgttgtaagctgtacctctgctaagtaagaccatgaaacccggtcagtgttgattagtacactgcaccataacgcggtctcaagcattgcaccccgcttgagggattcttagttaattaaggaactgtttgtttagacacattaaggattggaccgttaggataaccgaacgtgttcatggaagtcagcttgacttggccatggtgttctttatagttgaactctttttaagggcctaactatcatttaaaaccaatcattaacgaaagcattggaaCACACcatgtctctcggatatggtaaaccatgtattctattatgcttaagaaagtttagaccattgtggaatgttaagacgtcacccaaccgagtcgctcaattagatgagccgtctgaacgtgtatgcctgtagtcagactgcacgggcatcgggggtaagggacgttgctgtctattcagaatcttcaagcctaacgcagtacccagtgacatgtcttatgacaggggcgtttaggaccagtgtaataaatacaaggcctctgcctattcatgagccagcattccataatctcggcagaataactgatgaaatcatagtatgcactcattttaaccttatctgaattatgaattttatcgcatttactttttcTGTCTtacaaattagaaaatcccaaaattaagtaaccactactccttcataactatcttaggcttacatataggttcgattctactgatatctcaaaaatacgactctaggtcatatttCCCTTACTCatgctaaggagtagtacgatttaggccccgctaaatataaatttaaaacagtaccacccccttggtggttgattctggcgTGCTGCGGCCCGACGGCACCGCACaattaaaaccgtccgttttggccgtaTCAATGGGATAATCGATAATAATAGATTAGGATAAGATTGTATTTTAAACAAAAGATAAGATTGATTCCGTGCACACTAAGCAAAGTCGCGTTGTGCGCTCTTATTCACATTTAGAACAAACAAAATGAGCGTGCGCCAAGCACGTGACACGCACGAGTGCCTGGTACAGGAGTATACGTGTCATTACTAACCCATATGAAGGAATAATATTTCAGGCCAATCACATATAAATATAAAATCAACTATCTACCTCTTGAGACCCTCTCTATCGACCTCGTTACACGACAAACGTAACCGACTTTTTGAGCGATATTAGTAGATCATCAAGAACTTAAAGATATCGTCAACAAGATCAATCACCCTGAAAAATAAAGAAGTTTATCAGTAATAT
Proteins encoded in this region:
- the LOC139864321 gene encoding uncharacterized protein, which translates into the protein MDKTFKMLEFIIDDDSDDEKIYNFVSSLADEDVEGEASSSRVPRPRTYIPRDREDAAVRLYNDYFSETPNYTEKNFRRRYRMSRELFLRIIEGISNFNSSDIPDYFMFFRERPDATGRQSLTILQKCTAAIRQMAYGTTPDLHDEYIKIGEKTAALCLDNFCRCVFHLFARQYLRKPTAEDIARLYSFHAQKHGLPGMLGSIDCMHWEWKNCPIAWQGQYTRGDKKGPSIMLEAVASQDLWIWHAFFGMAGANNGINVLNYSPLFNTIKNGTAPPSPFDVNGHHYERGYHLTFVPLILLSNLLCISSYG